Proteins encoded by one window of Syntrophales bacterium:
- a CDS encoding SagB/ThcOx family dehydrogenase, with translation MVNSKIGKVIDLPTPTKTGKMSIEETIVKRESVRAFTQRSLTKEELSQLCFALQGITRKWGGRTTPSAGALYPLEVYVVLPDGVYKYIPHKHRLELKVEGDVRVSLSRAALGQDCIASAPSVFVIAAVFERVTRKYGKRGERYVMIEVGHAAQNFHLQAVALNLASVPVGAFYDDEVHRVLKLEREEIPLYLLPVGEKK, from the coding sequence ATGGTAAACTCAAAGATAGGTAAGGTAATCGACTTGCCGACACCGACAAAAACAGGAAAGATGTCTATAGAAGAAACCATTGTGAAGCGAGAGTCTGTGCGGGCGTTCACGCAACGCTCGTTAACAAAAGAAGAGCTCTCTCAACTTTGCTTTGCCCTTCAGGGTATCACGAGAAAATGGGGTGGGAGAACTACCCCTTCTGCAGGGGCCCTTTATCCTCTAGAGGTATACGTCGTTCTGCCAGACGGGGTATACAAGTACATCCCGCACAAACATAGATTGGAATTAAAAGTGGAAGGTGATGTTCGTGTGTCTCTGAGCCGAGCTGCTCTAGGTCAGGACTGCATAGCATCGGCTCCCTCAGTCTTTGTGATAGCGGCCGTATTCGAACGTGTGACGAGAAAATACGGCAAAAGGGGAGAAAGATACGTGATGATTGAGGTAGGACATGCCGCTCAAAACTTCCATCTTCAAGCTGTGGCCCTAAACCTCGCCTCTGTTCCTGTAGGTGCCTTTTACGATGACGAAGTTCACCGAGTACTCAAACTCGAACGTGAAGAGATACCTCTCTATCTCCTACCGGTGGGTGAAAAAAAGTAA